Genomic window (Capsicum annuum cultivar UCD-10X-F1 chromosome 10, UCD10Xv1.1, whole genome shotgun sequence):
ACAAACACTAGGTGATGTCTTCTCATTTATTCTAGCCTTAGTGGACAGAGTTGTCTGATACCTGATGCTCGTGGAAGGTGACAACTATCCCCGTAAAAGTAGTCAAGGTACACGCAAGTTGGCCCGAACATCAAAGttataaaaagatatatatatatatatatatatatatatatatatatatatataccaacatATTATTATtggtaaaaaattatttaataaactaccaggagctttaggaagaaaaataaaagatagatggTACAAAAGAGATGGTGCAATTCAAAGTCCAAATGTTAAATGGACCATAGGGCATaaaatacaacatgtaatggatatcttgacagaaaaatgtacaaacatacaaatacaaaacagttaAAGAAAAACGAAATGAATTTTTGTAAATCCATTATATATACAACCCAAAGCTATGATAATGACCAAAGAAAACCTAAACGGTGTAAAAGGAAATATGATCAAAGACTATATATGCGAAAGAGATATTTCTTGCGTAAATCAAGAGctacaaaatcatacttaaatagagatagacatgtcAGAAAATATAGGaatgatagaaattataaaaataaactagaatgttatACATGTGAAAGCATAGATCATTTAGCAAATCTATGtctcaaaagaaataatagtagaaCTTGACATTCTCAATTAATAGAAGACTTTCAAGAGACCTTattaaatgtagatgaatatatgttaGACAATGAAAGTATATGCTCTATAGTAAGCTTTGATTTAAATGGTAATGTTAAATTTGATTCTTCAGACTCAGAAGAAGATAATTTAGTAAATGAAATAGGACGAGAAACAGATGATTTAAGTTTAaatgatttattaattaataacCTAATGAACATTACACAAGAATGTAAAcacgatttttaaaaatacaaggaAATAGACAATAACCAATGTAGAATATGTAACTGGTaccctaataaaaaaaatagagctaaatgtaaaaaatgttatGTAGAAGCATGTgtaaattgcatagaaaatatgttaaaaataaaaataggaccaGATGGTGAACAAAGACAAGTAACAAATCAACTTATCAACCTAAGAGTAGCAACTGTAGAAGCTAGAGTAACTGATTTAGAACAAAGAATAATTacattagaaaaaagaaaaatcataataaatgaagaaatagatacacaaaaaaaCAGTGCATTTAGAACAATCGGAAACAAAACTTATGAATGTAGAAGAAAATAGTAGTTTAATATGTAATGAAGATAAACACTTCTCTACAATAAAGGTATTAGTAAAAATCAGAATCCAAGACATAGAAAAAAAATTTTTAGCTTTAGTTGACCCAGGATGTACAAGTTGCTTAATTAATAAAAGAATAGTACCACAACACATACTAAAAAcctttaaaaaatcaataactgCAATGCAAATGGATGGATTACATAATGTTTATAACTATTACATAGAAAAAGcataaataagttttttaaatatatgtaatGAATTTTACAAGCCTACTTATAATGTTCATAAAATACTAACTAGAGATTTAAATATAAACACAAATTTTAGAATTGGATTACATTTCTATAAACAAAATAGAAGGGGACTAATTCTTAACCTAACCTAATTCTTAACAActtcttctttaatcacaccccggATTATTTATCTGGCAACTAAATTTCATCCTTTGATCTTTTGATTTCGGCGGACTACTATGGCCCGGactcctaggaatttacaggttaatccatcgttattattaagaagttaaaagattaaccatatactaaggataataataacaatgtttaatttatatttaatttacaCGATGCATATAAACAAAGCATTgttaaaatataaacttatttttgggggaaaaaataaagcataaataagaacttacatgaagtaactgagagagaggtttccctttcgggaacccctAAGGACTTTTCAACAGAAACTTGAAGGTTTTATTAAAACACACTTAATATTATACAAGCTTGGTTACATACCGAGGAAAGATTAATTTTGGTGAAATGATTTTTATCATGAAGGAGGATGGAGAGAAAGTTTTTCTTCCTTAGTTTTTTTTGAATTCTTTGATTCTATCtttctactactaatactagagccTTATATAAGCCTCAATAAAGAAAAGGAATGGACTACAACACACTACGTGGCCTTATAACAAATGGCCGACATTAACAGATAAGGAATCttaataatgcaagtcgggtaTTCGTTGGGCCCCATCGTTACACGCATTATTATTCCTTTTATCagacgcgtgcttcaacagtttttctttcttttggaaaataaaacTGTCCTAGTCTAGAGGAAGAAATAAATGATTTGGGCCTTCATGCCCAAATCCATCACCCTGTCCTAGTCTAGATATTGGACTTTCGGCCCGTCTTCCACTTGTCCTAGCCTATAttttgagcctttggctcgagtatcgctccacctgtattaaatttacaactttggcttcgagacccaaatgaatgaataaataaataaataagtaaataaataaataaaagacgacaataaatatataaaatgaaataataaatgagatTTTTGTCTCTTAACCGCTTCAAAGATGGAACTTTAacccattcttcttcttttgactctttaCACCCATATGCCGCGGAAAATGCTTTAGACTTCTTTTGGGCTTTGACTCAAAAGCTGGGCCCCATTGGCCATGATGAATGCACGAAGGCAAAGTAGTCCGGGTAGGACTCGAATGATTTCCAtgcaaaaataaatgtaaaacacattaacacatataaaagaaaaagaaaaaggagaaaaatgaaggaAGTCGGCATatgataaatcaaaacaaaatagaaaatataaataaaataaataaaagatggtCATTACAATGTCGACCAAAGAATATGAAGAAATTTAATCCATAGTTAACTGTAGACAACGGTATAACAACTTCTTAAATGTTCAAAAGACGATCACAAAAAACAATAGGACATGTTCATATCAATTTAACAGTGAAAGGTGAAATTAAAACAATGGACTTTATATTTGACATAATCTAACGTTCCTCAAAAATGGCAAGAAGATTTAAAAGCACATAGGCCGAGCATGTTACACTTTGGAATAGTCATTTTAATCAAGTAGACATAAGACGAAACCGACTTCGAGAATTCCCATCGAAGGAGAAACCAAAGTATCTAGACGGAAGTTAATTGATTCAACCAAAGATTCATTCTTGGAAGTTAAGCTATACGTTGGGcaattcaatttcaatatttcagataGAAGCGAATAAGATTTATccttatacatattcaaaaatcaGACAAGAATCTTTGAGAAATAGAAGAAGGAAGAATTGATGGCGAACATCTTAACCAATGAAATGACCGATCAGGCACTTATAAGAATGATGTACAAATAAGACTTTTACAGATCCAAACCTAAAATACACATGGCTACCTCCAAATGTTATTGCTCAACTAACAATTTTCCAGGAAGGTTAGCAGAAAAAAAAGTTCAAAGAATTTATGACACCACTTCAAagaatcataaacataaaaaaaaaaattctttataagCAACAAATCTTCTAGAAAACCTTGCTTAAAAGAGGTGAGATTCCAACATTTGTTCGTGAAACTTGTGCCGAAAAACTAGCGACAATCAGATCCAAATGAACATGGACATTAAACGAGCCAACTAAAAAAGGAAGGAATCAAGTCCAAAACAAAACAGAACCTATTTAGCCAGACTGCTGAGGAGACAACGGATCATTATACAGAATGCTCCAATAAATGAATTTGATAAAGTAATTTCCACAATTCAACTTTAATCGCGCAAATACTACTATCTTTAGGCTACTATTAGGCTTAATACGAGAGACTATGCTAGGTCAGGAAGTCTGTTTTCATATTAAAGCACAACGGGCATACAAACATAAATAAAGATGTCAAGGACACGTTTAAACAAAATGGATTAATAGCAGAAAGAACATTGGCACTGAATAGGGGCATCAAAAGCCTTCAAAGCTTTATCTTACATATAAACAAGTCCTATATCTCAGAATATATTCACTATCATAATGAAAACAGATAACAGTCTTCAGTAACCACACGCACGACAGATTAAAGCAAAAAGAGCTACTAGAACCAAATCACTACAGCAAAAGGGGAACATTTATTCAAACAAGCAGCATAACAATGTGTATCACATGCAAATcctatggctttcaaagcctcTACAACACACAATCCTAACCTTATCCACGCTTCCGACTAAACCACTATCgctatgaagaagaaaatgataaattaaaaagtaaaagagTAGATTTACCTCTTTAAGGACAGCAAAATGAGACTCGAGCTTCGTTCAGAATCACAACCACTAGAAAAACATCGTAATCTTCACCTCAAGACTCCAATTAGTTGACAAATCCACGAAGGGAATTTTACTAAAGGGAACCGACTTGtgctccttgagttttctttTTCCCCGTTTCTTTTGCTTTCAAAGAGAAGAGAATATCCCCCGACCCTTTTCTCGACCCAAAGGAAAAAATCCTCACCCGAGCTTTCTCAAACAATCTCCCAACACCCAGAACTTCCAAAAAAATTTCCCTTTTTCTTCTCCTAAAACTTCAAATCCAGAAGAAAAAGACCAGAAAAATCCCCTCCCCcccaacaatgacccaaatgggTTTTTATATAGAAGACCgaattaggggtattttggaatttaaaaaatagaatattttttgaatttttgggttcTGGATAAGATTTCCCGTTCAAGATCAGTACTAATTTGAAAATTATCTCCAGCAATTAAAAATAATTAGCCAATAAGGGATGAGGAATCGAAATTCCCTCATGAACCAATCAAAAATTGCCAAAAATGTACGAATTCGTATCGATTATTTCGAGATTCACAGAGTTGAGCCATTGGGGGTGACACCTAGCTTGTTTTCAGAAGGTTCGAGACTGATTTTGTGTCAAATATCAGACTAATCACGTGAGGAGGTACAAATTTGAGTGAAGAGGAAGGCGTTTGGACAAGAACCAACTGGTTTGAGTTTTCTTTGTCGATTTTGGATTAAATCGGGTCGGGTAATGGTTGTCTGGGTTCACCAGATTTTTGGTTGGGGGTTTATCGGATTTAGGTAGTTGACTGGTTGGAATGTATTGAGATGAATGGTGTTGTTTTGAGGAGGAAGAGAGATTAATGAAGGGTATTGGGCCGGGTATTAATTGGTTTTGGGCCTGGGGCGGTAGAGTTGCTTTGTTTGCTTGGGCTGGGGCTGTTTAAGTGTGTTTTTGGAATTAAAATTGGGATATTGAATTACAACTTAGGCCATTtcatttaaattctagccaaattGAATATCGATTGGCTAATTGTATCACAATTGGGggcaatttgatttcaattgaagTCAAATTTAATTAATGGACCAAATTGAATTGCAATCCAACACGAATTAAGTGACAAATTAATTCCGAGTTTCTCGAtttgataaaaatcaaacaaatattcctccaaataCAATAATTTGAGAACAAATCACAtttaaaatcaagactttatccgtttggattaattttcaagtttaatcaataaagtctaattttgattaaaaaaatgttcatttaaataacaaaatttatacaatctcgtatatgtaaatacgaaaacgTATAAtcgttaattaaatgataaaattaactcaaacaaatattttaaattgtatttatttgaataaaataattgttgtgattttattttaaaattgaagaaactcaaaattaaattgggttgtggagggcaaaaattaggtgttaacaattgccccctccctttgggtaggatgaACGCAAGTAATCTTGGGCAAAGAGAGGTTGACATTCCTAACTTTAGTCCGACCACAAAtttgaatctgaaagaggttgattttcgcacgagtttcatggagttatgtcCAGACCTCGGTATGAAGTtttctacatatctcaggttacatgagaattcaggccacttttagttcataaagcttgattttaagcataATTTTCAAGAGAATTCACCAGCTATCTTGGTTTTAGAGTTTTTTGGTTAAACTGAGaagctggggaataaagggatttggggggagggggcgggttggaatgcagtcaagttttctacatagagcccgGCCTACATATctctaaaattttatgaaatcagactgcttgtagttcgactcaatcggtagaaaagatagtcttctatttcagatgatctttggctcgggatgagtgacaagttaatgAGTTGTGGAAAAGaagcttgtaacctcttaaccatgaatgtgtaGCGCTTCATATCCATAGTTAAGAACTTAGCTGggtataatttccaaaactctaaaaagttaccctcggcatgagtttagaaatatctcgAAGGTGAAACAGAAATCAGAATATCCTggaaatacccacatgccttctaataggggtgtggttagatggtggtggtgatcatcctttggCTCGTGTCCAGAGAGTTTGACGTCTCTCTgtagactatgtcccgttttgctgctaagaaagagttccacgttctGCTGCGTTCTACCTGAAGTCGTCCGCACCTatggttttgatttgatatttttatcctCTCAGATGCTCTCAACAATGCTTCAAGTAAAaattgttagtgctaaacataattcacgaaagaggtatgtagtcttttaccatatatCTACGTGAATTGTGGCCTGAAAAAtggagtcatctcttcatgtacctatttggaatgaaataactggcaataacaaacacaacaaccctcttgattgttgtataattatgatatatgtcttcaaagtgaggtagcccttttggacaccgacgatactttatgcagaacggtccctaaAACCGTGTAATCTTGTACTGGTGTGaaaacccttttggttacctatatcacttgttgtatgtggaatgataacctcttcaGTTACAGTCGATGATCGAtctataaattttccttaaattatcaatctttggataatcttgcgtattgttggatacgaggtgacttacaaatatcctttgaattgctagcttttaggtaatcctgcacattatcagactttggataagagatggcttacatatatccctccaatcgctaacttttaggtgttcctgcacatcatctgaccttggatacaatatgacttatagatatcactCAAATTACTAGTCCttggtaatcctgcacataatcgatcttggatatgactcgTCTTATAGAGAACCCtcggacgtatcaatttgataatctcgcatattctccggtatggatttagttgcgacttctGGATAACCTCCAGACTATCAAtatttgggcgatcttgcacactatccggtttgGATGTTATTGTGTCTTACAGATGACCtataggctatcaactcataggtgatcttgtacactatcctatttcaaataatatgacttatagatgacccttaaACTGTCAacttctaggaaatcttatatatcattcatccttagatagcgacttaaaggcgtcccttcaaatcatGTGCTCTTGATGCATTGGGATGCTGATTCATAAATTGATGAGATATTCTCAACGCCAGCGTTTGTGTTTAGCGTGTtaacagatattaaatgatgatgatatcctcgacgccaacatTTATATCTTGCGTGTAAAAAGATATAAAATGTGATGATATGCTCGACGCTAGCGTTTATGTCTTGTgtatcaacaaatataaaatactaatgatatcctcgacgccagtatttatttcttgcttgtcaacagatataaaatagccctctcggcgatgatatgaatggccctcttcgcaatgatatgaaatgaccttCTTGGAAATGATATAAAATTGCCCTCTCggtgatgatatgaaatggccgtCTCGGCAATGCTATGAAATGGCTCTCTCGGAAATGATATGAATAGCCTTCTTGGTAATAATATGATTAGCCCTCCCAATAATTCTATGAAAtaaccctcttggcaatgatgtAAATGGTCCTCGCGAAAATgctatgaaatggccctcttggcaatgatttGAATGGACCTCTCGtcgatgatatgaaatggccctctcggcaattcTATAAAATGgctctcttggcaatgatatgaatggccctcttggcaatgatatgaatggccctctcgATAATgctatgaaatggccctcttggcaatgatatgaatgaccctcttggcaatgatatgcatgGCCCTCTCGACAATGCTATAAAATAAACCTCTtggcgatgatatgaaatggccctctcgacgataatatgaaataatataaaatggccctcttggcgatGATATGAATGGCTCTCTTGGCAATTTGAAGTAGTTTTACCTGAGTTTATTTATCTgtgtcttgctttctacatgtacctgtacttgaagtagacaattagtagacacaaagttgcTCTCACCCTGTTTGGCTTAAGGTGAATTTTGAGGGCAGTTTTTTGCTCTTTCCCCTATTGAGTgatctttggtttttgtatttattatgctAACTTCGTTGAATATACCTGCACTCAAAATATTTAGTAAGCACCAAGTCGCTTTTGCAAACaactatttttagaaaaattctaaatacaatattcataaagaaaataagacGTCTTTGTTTGTCCtttatgatctcaagaaatgagatgggcTATTCAAAAGGTCATTGATAAATAGGTGTTAAGCCCATTTTTGGGCTACCAAAAGTACCGttcttaagcattatatgctttggCATGGCTCCCGACTTGCTTGGAAATTTTTCGAAAGAATTGCTCATTTTTGTGTATCGATCCCTACAtccatagaaaaataattagtttgaataaaactactccgtgttgacttTTTTGTCTGCTTGGTTTGCTTCTCGCCATCTTTCAGGTGTCCCGTCACATTGGTATATCCACCTTGGGTCCCTACTCCCATAGACGCccaggcaatcactaagtaaaagatttgtaaagattttttttcaaaagtagtctTATCCTTAGCAAATAGTTTCGAAAGTATCTgtaaaaactttagaaaatctctgtcagtcatgtcatgtactagctcaacgaacgtcttCCTCGTGGTTTTGAATATTTCCGACGGATGATTTCtaaaactcatgatcattgttgTAGAGTTCTTTAAACAGTTCTATCATAGACAGTAATCTAATCTTCCTAGACTTTGTCACAGTTGGTGGCTTCAAAAGCGTTGCTTTAACCTCTCGTGccggggaatttgaaatatatttcagtatttagtGGAAATTTTAAGGCCTCCCTCAAAATTCTGCCCTAGTTTAAAGTTGTCTGATTTATGATATCAACTCGAGAAGATTCAAAGTTTCTGTTGGTCTTCGTTCCCTTGTTGGATATCGATCTTCTCTTATGAATTTTCAaaattccttctcaaaaattctgccccagtttctatttcctggggttatatgaccgagtcGTTGGGGCACCTACATATCccattgaagcaggaatcaggtcaaatgtagtctaggactacgctaaggatatatagaaaaatctaatgggttgatcgaagccgacataggccgtctacgtatcccttttgttgggaattctcttttcatcaatcaacatgagttgttcacAGCGAGCACGAACCCATTCTTCATTACTTAATCCGACTTCCTGAATAATCCTCAGAGAAGGTATTTCAACCTTAGCAGGTATCACAGCTTTATTCCCATAAACCACTAGATAAGGGGTCGCCCCGGTGGAGGTTCGAACTACTGTGCGATACCCTAGCAAAGCGTAAGGCAATATCTCATGCCATAATCTATCATTTTCGATCATCCTTctaaagatcttcttgatgttcttattggCATCTTCCACAGCTCCATTCATCTGTGGACGGTACGCGGTCGAGTTGCGATGCACTATTTTAAATTGATCACAAATCTCATTCATCAAGTGACTATTCAAgtttgccccattatcagtaatgatcGATTCTGGCACTCCAAATTGGAAAATCAAGCTATTCCTGAAgaaatctgcaaccactttcttagtgacggctctATATGAAGCAGCTTCGACCCACTTAGTAAAGTattcaacaacaaccaaaataaatctatgcccattcgatgccggtggctctattggtccaataacatccatgccccaagctacgaaaggccaaggtGAATTCATCGCATGAAGAtcatgtggaggcattcgaattAAATCTCCGTGTATCTGACATTTTGGACACTTCTGCACATACCtgctacaatcattttccatagtcatccagaagttaccggttctcaggatctttcttGCAAGGAAAAACCCGTTCATGTGGGGCCCGCAAACCCTAGCGTGTacttcttttatcaatttattggcttCTACAGTGTCGACGCATCTTAAGAATCCCAAATCTTGAGGCCTCCTAAAAAGGATTTCCCCACTTGGAAAATAGTTATTCATCAAACgccggattgtcttcttttggttgttactggcctcttcaggatatattctaGATTCTAAATACCTTTTGATGTCATAATACCATGGCtttccatcaggctcctcttcAATGTGTGTACAATGCGTGGGTTgctccttcaagcttatttccaaataatcaatgtaactctgatctgggagctgaatcatggaggatatagaggccaaagcatcagcaaactcattttgtatccttgggatatgtctgaaatcaacttctttgaattttccacataattaCTGCACCAGCTATACACAAGGAGTAATCTTGGAATTTTTTACCGGACATTCTCCCCATACCTGATGAATAAGTAAGTCTGAATCCCCGATGACTAGCAATTCACGAACACctatatcaagtgccaattttaGATCTaagatgcaagcttcatattcgtccatgttattggtgcatggGAAATGCAACTTAGCAGTTACCGAATAGTGTTAACCCGTTtatgacaccaaaactgctccaattcctGAAACTTTGAAGTTGACCGCCACATCAAAGAATAGTCTCTATTCGGGGTAAATTTTTATAATGTCTTCTCCTACGAATAAAATTTCCTCATCTGGGAAATAAGTATGAAGTGGCTCATATTCATCATTAACCGgattctctgccaaatgatctgctaaagtttgccccttgattgccttttgagttacatacacaatgtcaatcTCACTCAGCAATATTTGCCATTTGGCTAGCTTTTCCGTGGGCATGGCTTTctgaaatatatacttcaatggatccgttctcgagatgaggtatgttgtgtatgacgatagataatgcctccactTTTATGtggcctaagtcaaagtgcaacATGTCCTTTCTACGAGAGTATAACGGGCTTCATATGGCATAAACcttttactcaagtagtagatGGCTTTCTCTTTCCTACCGATCTCATTATGTTGCTCGAGGACACATCCCAAAGTATTTTCTAAGACTGATAGGTAAAGCAGCAATGGAATTCTTTCTCTAGGCGAAACAAAAATCGACGGTGCAGACAAATATTCCTTGATGCAGtcaaaagctctctgacattcttctgtccatTCATTtaatgcatttttcttcaacatcttgagaatttgCTCGGATATACTGTTGACTGAGCAatgaacctgctaatgtaattcacaCGGTCCATGAAACTCATAACCTCCTTCTTGATCCTCGATGGTGACAAAtcctgaattgtcttgattttggatgggtctagctcgatcccTCTCCTGCTGACTATGAATCCCAGTAACTTTCCGATGGctcaccaaaagcacacttagcaggatttaacttaaaattatactttcttaatctattgaagaatttctccagataGGTCATATGATTCGAACTCtcgcgggatttgataattacatcatccacgtacaccacaatctctttatgaattatatcatgaaaaattatcatcatagccctcatatatgttgcacccacattcttgagaccaaaaggcattaccctgtaatgataaacacgCCAGGGCGTAATAAAAGTCATCTTTTCTGCATCTTCttcatccatcaatatctgatgatacccgaTAAAACAATCAATGAAAGACTGCATTTCATGTTTTGcacaattatcaatgaggatatggatgttgggtagtggaaaattatctttaggactagctctattcaagtctctatagtcaacgcACATTTGAATCCTGCCGTCCTTCTTCGGCACTGGGATAATATTGGCTAGCCatgtcggatattttgtgacctctaCAACCTtagattggatttgttttgtcacttcttccttgatctttagacttaaatctggctGGAATTTCCTCATTTTTTGCTTGACTAGATCAAACTCGGGATTTATCGGCAACTTATGCGACATAATGCTGGTGCTCAATCCCGGCATATTATCATAGGACCAAACAAATACGTCAATGTATTCTCGCAACAGGTGAATGGGCTCTCTCTTTTGTCCTTCCGCCAGGTGGACACTGACACTTGTTTTTTTGATTTCATTATGATCTCCCAGGTTGACTGTTTCAGTTTCCTCTAGGTTGGGCTTCTCCCGGTTCTCAAACTCTTCTATACCTTCAACTAATTGTTTCTCATCACCTTCCTTCTAATCATCACCATTCCCCTTATTTTGTTTGTCTAAGCTTttacatgacatgacattggcaggttttgAGTTACTGTTACTGTagtaaataaacaaaccaagttagatgataataagataataataaaatatgcgAATAGTGgtgtttcaaaaaataattttttaaaaaataaaggaaggccttttcattgaaatttgagagataattacaaactatggctcatgactcGCGCAAACACAAGCCCATAACTTTTGAAAGCAGTAAAAATATGAAAGGGAAATTTGAGATGTAAAGGGTGGATCGCggggcctcctccggatcatcaccgattttaaaaactattagtaattggcctttcatctaccacgatgggTGACGGGTT
Coding sequences:
- the LOC107844592 gene encoding uncharacterized protein K02A2.6-like; its protein translation is MDEYEACILDLKLALDIGVRELLVIGDSDLLIHQWVEAASYRAVTKKVVADFFRNSLIFQFGVPESIITDNGANLNSHLMNEICDQFKIVHRNSTAYRPQMNGAVEDANKNIKKIFRRMIENDRLWHEILPYALLGYRTVVRTSTGATPYLVVYGNKAVIPAKVEIPSLRIIQEVGLSNEEWGSIHKNEQFFRKISKQVGSHAKAYNA